The Beijerinckiaceae bacterium genome has a window encoding:
- a CDS encoding F0F1 ATP synthase subunit C, producing the protein MDPVAAKYIGAGLAAIGMGAAAIGVGLIFGNFLSGALRNPTASDAQFGRAFIGAALAEGLGIFAFLVAILLLFVLK; encoded by the coding sequence ATGGATCCCGTTGCAGCCAAATACATTGGTGCTGGTCTTGCCGCCATCGGCATGGGCGCCGCAGCTATCGGCGTCGGTTTGATTTTCGGTAACTTTCTATCCGGCGCCCTGCGCAATCCAACGGCTTCCGACGCACAATTCGGACGCGCCTTCATCGGTGCCGCTCTTGCCGAAGGCTTGGGTATCTTTGCCTTCCTCGTCGCAATTCTTCTGCTCTTCGTTCTCAAGTAA
- the arsH gene encoding arsenical resistance protein ArsH, which translates to MPTAGLLQLTQLGPRPRILLLYGSLRRRSYSQFLTLEAARLLETFGAETRIFDPSGLPLPDDAPEEHAKVVELRSLSAWSEAQVWCSPERHGAMTAIMKAQIDWIPLSIGALRPTQGKTLAVMQVSGGSQSFNAVNQLRILGRWMRMITIPNQSSIAKAYEQFDEEGRMRPSPYYDRLVDVMEELMKFTYLTRGVSHHLTDRYSERKEAAEKLAARAGLSAI; encoded by the coding sequence ATGCCAACTGCGGGCTTGTTGCAACTCACTCAACTTGGTCCTCGGCCACGTATCCTGCTGCTTTATGGATCGCTGCGGCGGCGCTCTTACAGCCAGTTTTTGACCTTGGAAGCAGCCCGTCTCCTGGAAACCTTTGGAGCCGAGACCCGAATTTTCGATCCGAGCGGCTTGCCATTGCCGGACGATGCGCCGGAAGAACATGCCAAGGTTGTCGAACTGCGGAGCCTTTCAGCCTGGTCGGAAGCACAAGTCTGGTGCTCGCCGGAGCGTCATGGGGCGATGACAGCGATCATGAAGGCGCAGATAGATTGGATTCCCCTCTCAATCGGGGCGCTCCGACCGACCCAAGGAAAGACCCTCGCCGTGATGCAGGTCAGCGGCGGCTCGCAATCCTTCAACGCGGTCAATCAATTGCGCATCCTTGGGCGTTGGATGCGGATGATTACCATTCCAAATCAGTCGTCCATCGCCAAGGCCTATGAACAATTCGATGAGGAAGGTCGGATGCGGCCGTCCCCTTACTACGATCGGCTGGTCGATGTGATGGAGGAGCTGATGAAATTCACCTATCTGACGCGTGGCGTCTCGCACCACCTGACAGACCGATACTCGGAACGGAAGGAAGCGGCGGAAAAGCTCGCCGCGCGCGCCGGACTCAGCGCAATCTGA
- a CDS encoding ATP F0F1 synthase subunit B (Produces ATP from ADP in the presence of a proton gradient across the membrane. Subunit B is part of the membrane proton channel.) — MFNEEFFVALGFAIFVGILGYLGVHKKINSALDSRTARIKAELDEAAKLRAEAQAVLASYEKRRAEAQAEAEAVVAQAHAEAERVASEAHARMAEFLQRRTKQAEEKIALAETQATADVRAAAADAATKAAEKVLTNEARGPFGEELIGKSIADLRTMAR; from the coding sequence ATGTTTAATGAGGAGTTTTTCGTAGCCCTCGGGTTTGCAATCTTCGTCGGCATATTGGGCTATTTGGGAGTGCATAAAAAAATCAATTCCGCGCTCGATAGCCGCACGGCCCGAATCAAAGCGGAACTCGATGAGGCGGCGAAGCTGCGTGCCGAAGCGCAGGCTGTCCTTGCCTCCTATGAGAAGCGGCGAGCCGAAGCGCAGGCCGAGGCCGAAGCCGTAGTTGCGCAAGCTCATGCCGAGGCGGAAAGAGTCGCCAGCGAGGCCCATGCGCGCATGGCTGAATTTCTGCAGCGCCGGACTAAGCAGGCCGAAGAGAAAATTGCCCTGGCGGAGACGCAGGCGACAGCTGATGTGCGCGCAGCCGCCGCCGATGCGGCAACCAAGGCCGCCGAAAAAGTGCTGACCAATGAGGCACGGGGACCCTTTGGCGAGGAACTCATCGGCAAAAGCATCGCCGACTTGAGGACAATGGCTCGTTAG
- a CDS encoding amino acid transporter, giving the protein MQRRVCADCRLRPEVKNVKPSIGAIGALSIGIGGIVGGGFFATFGLTVEGAKGGTPIAFLLGGVIALLTAHSYIGLTLRYPGPGGTVAFIRIAFGQGLLAASVNILLILSYVAIMAVYAAALASYSVPYLPPDSRAFAAQMIASFAVLLFGLVNFAGATLMRRLETFFNVGKLGVLGLFVVAGLLVGHLEWSRLGPAEWAPASTIVASGMLGFLAFEGFELIANASDNVINPKRTLPIAFLGSVIVTIVIYVLAFFVAIGHLPFTAIVEAKSFAVSAAANNFLGPIGFSIMAAGAVLASASAINADYFGASKLPVDLSAYDELPSAFHRSLHGKAVLSLLVIGILAILAVNVLNLHALSAATSGGFLIVYAAVNVAAVKLAPHTGCSRLVPLVAALLCLTALAIMVLEFLSNPATVTSGIAVGGIIIVAALIEVFYRAIEARTQAKYKIYPLSLTE; this is encoded by the coding sequence CTGCAGCGCCGAGTTTGCGCAGACTGTCGATTAAGGCCGGAAGTGAAAAACGTAAAACCCTCTATAGGCGCAATTGGGGCGCTTTCGATTGGAATTGGCGGAATCGTAGGCGGCGGCTTTTTCGCGACGTTCGGCCTCACCGTAGAAGGTGCCAAGGGCGGCACGCCGATCGCTTTCCTCTTGGGAGGGGTGATCGCCCTGTTGACGGCCCATTCCTACATCGGTCTGACCCTCCGTTATCCTGGACCAGGTGGAACGGTGGCGTTTATTCGGATTGCATTCGGGCAAGGCCTATTGGCCGCCAGCGTCAATATACTCCTAATCCTCAGCTATGTCGCCATCATGGCCGTGTACGCGGCCGCGCTTGCATCCTATTCGGTGCCATATTTGCCGCCGGATAGCCGTGCGTTTGCGGCGCAAATGATCGCATCGTTTGCCGTTCTCCTATTCGGGCTTGTCAACTTCGCGGGCGCCACGCTGATGCGACGGTTGGAGACGTTTTTCAACGTCGGGAAACTCGGCGTTCTCGGACTATTCGTCGTCGCGGGATTGCTTGTGGGGCATCTCGAATGGAGCCGACTCGGACCCGCGGAGTGGGCACCGGCTTCGACGATCGTGGCCAGCGGTATGCTGGGGTTCCTCGCCTTTGAAGGTTTCGAACTGATTGCCAATGCATCCGACAATGTCATCAATCCGAAGCGAACGCTGCCCATTGCCTTTTTGGGAAGTGTAATTGTGACGATCGTGATCTATGTGCTGGCATTCTTTGTCGCCATTGGTCATCTCCCGTTCACCGCGATCGTGGAGGCCAAAAGCTTCGCTGTCTCAGCCGCCGCAAACAACTTCCTCGGACCGATCGGCTTTTCGATTATGGCAGCCGGTGCAGTCCTTGCGTCGGCCTCTGCCATCAATGCCGATTATTTCGGGGCTTCGAAGCTGCCGGTCGACTTGTCGGCGTATGATGAATTGCCTTCGGCGTTTCACCGCAGCCTGCATGGCAAAGCGGTCTTGAGCCTCCTGGTCATCGGTATCCTCGCCATTCTGGCTGTCAATGTCCTCAACCTTCACGCACTTTCTGCTGCCACAAGCGGTGGGTTCCTGATCGTTTACGCGGCGGTCAACGTTGCGGCCGTCAAGCTTGCTCCGCATACAGGCTGCAGCCGCCTCGTCCCCCTCGTTGCCGCGCTTCTCTGTTTAACTGCGCTGGCAATCATGGTGCTGGAGTTTTTAAGCAACCCGGCGACGGTCACCTCGGGCATTGCGGTCGGCGGCATCATCATCGTCGCCGCTTTGATCGAAGTATTTTATCGGGCCATCGAGGCGCGGACACAGGCGAAATACAAAATCTATCCTTTGAGCTTGACCGAGTAG
- a CDS encoding ABC transporter substrate-binding protein, giving the protein MIDYLLRRSAVALALIAFGLRTACCPTLADAAAPVSAPAIAMHGEPALAAPFDHLPYADPAAAKGGRFSIGFLGTFDSLNPFNLKAGSTAQGLNGNVFETLMTRSLDEPFTLYGLIAKTIETDHNRSVVIFRLDPGAHFSDGEPITSADVRFTFELLKSRGRPQQRAAYALVKSIDTPDERTIRFDLTGIGDREMPLTLALMPVLPRHKIDLAKFDDASLAIPTGSGPYVITDVKPGEHIFLRRDPNYWGKDLPVRRGLFNFDEIDIEYFRDANSLFEAFAAGLLDFREETNPARWANAYNFPAIRDRRVIREALPSGGPKGIEGFVFNLRRPLFADSRVREALGLVFDFEWINTNLYNGLYKRTQSFFAESELASTGRAASAAELALLAPFPGAVRKDILDGSWRPPSTDGSGGDRTQPKQALALLKEAGYEIENGRLSKGGEPLSFEIMVKDRYQERLALNYADSLARIGVLAKVRAVDEVQYQRRRQKFDFDMMIGSWLASASPGNEQRSRWGSASANQEASFNLAGVKSPAVDALISAMLAAKTHEEFVAAVRAYDRVLLSGFYIVPLFHSPDQWIAASAKLARPQRSPKHGPASGGATLDTWWRKQP; this is encoded by the coding sequence ATGATAGATTATTTGCTTCGTCGTTCGGCGGTGGCCCTTGCCCTTATCGCTTTCGGCTTGCGAACCGCATGCTGCCCAACGCTCGCCGACGCTGCGGCGCCGGTCTCGGCGCCGGCGATCGCCATGCACGGCGAACCCGCCCTCGCGGCGCCTTTCGATCATCTGCCCTATGCCGATCCAGCCGCCGCAAAGGGTGGTCGATTTTCGATCGGTTTTCTTGGCACTTTCGACAGTCTCAACCCCTTCAACTTGAAAGCCGGATCAACGGCACAAGGCCTGAACGGCAATGTGTTCGAAACCCTGATGACGCGCTCGCTCGACGAGCCTTTTACGCTTTACGGCTTGATTGCGAAGACCATCGAGACAGACCACAATCGCAGCGTGGTGATCTTCCGGCTTGATCCCGGCGCCCATTTTTCGGACGGCGAGCCGATCACCTCGGCCGATGTCCGTTTTACCTTCGAACTTTTGAAGTCCAGAGGCCGGCCGCAGCAGCGCGCGGCTTATGCGCTCGTCAAATCGATCGACACTCCAGACGAACGGACCATCCGCTTCGATCTGACCGGCATTGGCGATCGGGAAATGCCGCTGACACTCGCGCTGATGCCGGTGCTGCCGCGCCATAAGATCGATCTTGCAAAATTCGACGACGCGAGTCTGGCGATTCCGACCGGTTCCGGTCCTTATGTGATCACCGACGTTAAGCCGGGCGAACATATCTTTTTGCGCCGAGATCCGAACTACTGGGGCAAAGACCTCCCGGTCCGGCGCGGCCTGTTCAACTTCGATGAGATCGATATCGAATATTTCCGTGACGCCAACAGTTTGTTTGAAGCCTTCGCCGCCGGGCTGCTCGATTTTCGCGAGGAGACCAACCCCGCGCGCTGGGCCAATGCCTATAATTTTCCGGCCATCCGCGATCGCCGGGTCATCCGCGAAGCCTTGCCTTCCGGCGGACCCAAGGGAATAGAAGGCTTTGTCTTCAATCTGCGCCGGCCGCTGTTTGCCGACAGCAGGGTTCGCGAGGCGCTGGGACTGGTGTTCGATTTCGAATGGATCAACACCAATCTTTATAATGGGCTCTACAAGAGAACGCAGAGCTTCTTCGCCGAGTCCGAACTCGCTTCGACCGGACGAGCAGCGAGCGCCGCCGAACTTGCCTTGCTTGCGCCTTTTCCCGGCGCGGTGCGCAAGGATATTCTGGACGGCAGCTGGCGGCCGCCCTCGACCGATGGTTCGGGCGGCGACAGGACCCAGCCCAAGCAAGCGCTCGCGCTTTTGAAGGAGGCCGGCTACGAAATCGAAAATGGCCGTCTGAGCAAAGGCGGCGAGCCCTTGTCTTTCGAGATCATGGTGAAGGACAGATATCAGGAGCGCCTCGCCCTCAACTACGCGGACTCGCTGGCGCGAATCGGCGTTCTGGCGAAAGTCCGCGCCGTCGACGAAGTCCAATATCAACGGCGGCGACAGAAATTTGATTTCGACATGATGATCGGAAGCTGGCTCGCCTCCGCCTCGCCCGGCAATGAGCAGCGTTCGCGCTGGGGCTCGGCAAGTGCCAATCAGGAAGCTTCGTTCAACCTCGCAGGGGTTAAGTCGCCCGCCGTCGATGCGCTGATCAGTGCTATGCTCGCCGCCAAGACGCATGAGGAATTTGTCGCCGCCGTCCGTGCCTACGATCGCGTGCTGCTTTCCGGATTTTATATCGTGCCCTTATTCCATTCGCCGGATCAATGGATTGCAGCCTCCGCAAAACTCGCGCGGCCGCAACGCTCGCCCAAACATGGCCCCGCGTCAGGTGGCGCAACGCTCGACACCTGGTGGAGAAAACAGCCCTGA
- the smc gene encoding chromosome segregation protein SMC — protein sequence MKLTKLRIAGFKTFVEPTEFHIEPGLTGIVGPNGCGKSNLVEALRWVMGENSSKNMRASGMDDVIFSGGGDRPARNVAEVGLVLDNKERTAPAAFNDGEIIEVSRRIERESGSTYRVNGREVRARDVQLLFADASTGARSPAMVRQGQIGELISAKPQERRRILEEAAGIAGLHSRRHEAELRLKAAEDNLVRLDDILQQIDTQAEGLKRQARQATRYRGLAGDIRKNEALLALISHTEAASALQSAEARLEADLRDVAEKAKAQVEAAKSQAIAAHELPGLRDIEAETNSALQRLVLARETLDGEERRAKNRIAELESRLAQMKSDLARETALIEDAAGVLARLDSEAEDLTSVDSAEAEIEALRECLVEAQTLLAVSEKALAETQDTRSAAEARRGTLEAALREERARLTRLEAEVEKVGAERAALVAQSAGGADLAALAMAHEQALAGAKTREDELAAAEARHAEARAAELNTRAPLTDAERKAQNLETQINTLSKLLNAGTGGFWPAVTEEISVAKGYEAALGAALGDDLDASTNPASPAHWAATDGSHDPSLPPGVEALSELVDAPAPLARRLNQIGVILRAEGPALRTLLKPGQRLVSKEGDLWRWDGFTQAAEAPTPAARRLVEKNRLGDLTIEAQAARNAATALKADADLAQAALAAAAVAESEARQAHKNALREVEAAREAKIAAEKRQAETAARLSALEEALLRLAASKDEAREKQVLAEKALGELDASTELTARLETARADTAQKRAIVAEASAELQTHVREAELRAKRLQAIEAERQSWQVRSERAGGQITTLETRIEEAAQELQKFADAPNNFLVTRQTLLRQIESAEDARKQSTDNRIAAETRLAEADRAARAALEAMSAAREEKARGEAKLEAARTRCGEIAHMIATDLDCTPAELFGLAHVKPDAELPRPEDVERRLEGLKQDRERLGGVNLRAEEELNEILASKTNLETEHADLSEAIRRLRQAIQSLNKEGRERLLAAFDVVHAHFKDLFSSLFGGGSAELQLIESEDPLEAGLEIIARPPGKKPQVMTLLSGGEQALTAMALIFAIFLTNPAPICVLDEVDAPLDDANVERFCDLLDNMRSKTETRFITVTHNPITMARMNRLFGVTMAERGVSQLVSVDLEEAERFRDAG from the coding sequence ATGAAACTCACCAAGCTTCGCATCGCGGGTTTCAAGACCTTTGTCGAGCCGACTGAGTTCCATATTGAGCCGGGCTTGACCGGCATTGTCGGGCCAAACGGCTGCGGCAAATCGAATCTGGTTGAAGCTTTGCGCTGGGTCATGGGCGAGAACTCGTCGAAAAACATGCGTGCGTCGGGCATGGACGATGTGATTTTTTCCGGCGGCGGCGACCGGCCGGCCCGCAATGTCGCGGAGGTCGGCCTCGTTCTCGACAATAAGGAGCGCACGGCCCCGGCGGCCTTCAACGATGGCGAGATTATTGAAGTCTCCCGCCGCATCGAGCGCGAGTCGGGCTCGACCTATCGCGTCAACGGACGCGAGGTGCGCGCCCGCGATGTGCAATTGCTGTTCGCCGATGCCTCGACCGGTGCGCGCTCGCCGGCCATGGTGCGCCAGGGCCAGATCGGCGAACTTATTTCCGCAAAGCCGCAGGAGCGCCGCCGCATTCTCGAAGAGGCCGCCGGCATCGCCGGGCTCCATTCCCGCCGGCATGAAGCGGAGCTGCGCCTGAAGGCCGCCGAAGACAATCTTGTCCGGCTCGACGACATTCTGCAGCAGATCGACACCCAGGCCGAGGGACTCAAACGGCAAGCCCGGCAGGCGACCCGTTACCGCGGCCTTGCCGGCGACATCAGGAAAAATGAAGCGCTGCTGGCGCTGATCAGCCATACCGAGGCGGCAAGCGCGCTTCAATCCGCCGAAGCAAGGCTCGAAGCCGATCTCCGCGATGTTGCGGAAAAAGCCAAGGCGCAAGTCGAAGCCGCGAAATCGCAGGCCATCGCCGCGCATGAATTGCCGGGGTTGCGCGACATCGAGGCCGAAACGAACAGCGCGTTGCAAAGGCTGGTTCTCGCCCGCGAGACGCTGGACGGGGAAGAACGGCGCGCCAAAAACCGGATCGCGGAGCTGGAAAGCAGACTCGCGCAAATGAAAAGCGATCTCGCCCGGGAAACGGCGCTGATTGAAGACGCGGCAGGCGTGCTCGCGCGCCTCGATTCGGAGGCGGAGGATCTGACAAGCGTCGATTCGGCCGAGGCCGAAATCGAGGCTCTGCGCGAATGTCTCGTAGAGGCCCAGACGCTGCTCGCGGTTTCCGAAAAAGCGCTCGCCGAGACGCAGGATACGCGATCCGCAGCAGAGGCGCGGCGTGGCACGCTGGAGGCCGCCCTGCGTGAGGAGCGCGCACGGCTCACACGGCTCGAAGCCGAAGTCGAGAAAGTTGGCGCCGAACGTGCCGCGCTTGTTGCGCAATCGGCGGGCGGCGCCGACCTCGCCGCTTTGGCCATGGCGCATGAACAGGCCTTGGCGGGAGCCAAAACGCGGGAAGATGAACTTGCTGCTGCCGAAGCCCGTCATGCGGAGGCGCGAGCAGCCGAGTTGAATACGCGCGCGCCCCTCACCGACGCCGAGCGCAAGGCGCAAAACCTCGAAACCCAAATCAATACTTTATCGAAACTGTTGAACGCTGGAACCGGGGGCTTCTGGCCGGCGGTCACCGAGGAAATCAGCGTCGCCAAAGGCTATGAGGCCGCCCTTGGCGCGGCGCTGGGCGATGATCTCGACGCCTCGACCAATCCGGCCTCGCCCGCGCATTGGGCGGCAACCGATGGGTCACATGATCCTTCCCTCCCGCCCGGGGTTGAAGCGCTCTCGGAACTGGTCGACGCGCCGGCCCCCCTTGCCCGCCGGCTCAACCAGATCGGGGTCATCCTGCGGGCTGAAGGCCCCGCTCTGCGGACGCTTCTGAAACCCGGCCAACGACTGGTTTCCAAGGAAGGCGATCTTTGGCGTTGGGACGGATTTACGCAGGCCGCTGAAGCCCCCACCCCAGCGGCGCGGCGCCTCGTCGAAAAGAATCGCCTCGGCGATTTGACGATCGAAGCCCAAGCCGCGCGGAACGCGGCAACCGCCCTGAAAGCAGATGCGGATTTGGCGCAAGCCGCTCTCGCGGCGGCGGCCGTCGCCGAAAGCGAAGCGAGGCAAGCGCATAAGAATGCTTTGCGCGAGGTGGAAGCCGCACGCGAAGCAAAGATCGCTGCCGAAAAACGTCAGGCCGAGACAGCGGCGCGGCTTTCGGCCCTCGAAGAAGCGCTTCTTCGCCTTGCTGCCTCAAAGGACGAAGCCCGCGAAAAACAAGTGCTGGCCGAGAAAGCGCTTGGGGAACTGGACGCTTCGACAGAACTCACTGCCCGGCTCGAAACGGCGCGCGCGGACACGGCGCAAAAGCGCGCCATAGTGGCCGAGGCCAGCGCCGAACTGCAAACCCATGTGCGCGAGGCCGAATTGCGGGCCAAGCGGCTGCAGGCGATCGAGGCTGAGCGGCAATCCTGGCAGGTCAGAAGCGAACGCGCGGGCGGACAGATCACCACGCTCGAAACGCGCATCGAAGAGGCAGCCCAGGAACTGCAAAAATTCGCGGACGCGCCGAATAATTTCCTCGTGACGCGCCAGACCTTGCTCCGCCAAATCGAAAGCGCTGAGGATGCCCGCAAACAATCCACCGACAATCGAATCGCGGCCGAGACGCGGCTTGCCGAAGCGGATCGTGCCGCTCGGGCAGCCCTTGAAGCGATGAGCGCGGCCCGTGAAGAAAAGGCGCGCGGCGAAGCGAAGCTCGAGGCGGCGCGCACGCGGTGCGGCGAAATTGCGCATATGATTGCGACCGATCTCGATTGCACGCCGGCCGAGCTTTTCGGCCTCGCCCATGTCAAGCCGGACGCCGAACTTCCACGGCCTGAGGATGTGGAAAGGCGGCTGGAAGGATTGAAGCAGGACCGTGAGCGGCTCGGCGGAGTGAATCTGCGGGCCGAGGAAGAACTGAACGAGATTCTCGCCTCCAAGACCAATCTTGAGACCGAACATGCCGATCTTAGCGAAGCGATCCGGCGGCTCCGCCAGGCGATTCAAAGCCTCAACAAGGAGGGACGTGAACGCCTCCTTGCGGCGTTTGACGTCGTTCATGCCCATTTCAAAGACCTTTTTTCGAGTCTCTTCGGCGGCGGTTCGGCGGAGCTTCAACTGATCGAATCGGAAGATCCGCTTGAAGCTGGACTGGAAATTATCGCCCGGCCGCCAGGCAAAAAGCCGCAGGTCATGACCTTGCTGTCCGGGGGCGAACAGGCCCTTACGGCGATGGCCTTGATCTTCGCGATCTTCCTCACCAATCCGGCGCCCATTTGCGTCCTCGATGAGGTCGATGCGCCACTTGACGACGCCAATGTCGAACGATTCTGCGATCTTCTCGACAATATGCGCAGCAAGACCGAAACCCGGTTCATCACGGTTACCCATAATCCGATCACCATGGCGCGGATGAATCGACTTTTCGGTGTCACAATGGCCGAACGCGGGGTGAGCCAGCTGGTCAGCGTCGATCTCGAAGAGGCCGAACGTTTCCGCGATGCCGGATGA
- a CDS encoding F0F1 ATP synthase subunit A, with the protein MDPIHQFNLERIVSLHPFGIDASFTNAALFMLVVVLAVSALMLLGTRSRSMIPGRMQSLAEMSYEFVASTVQMSGGHDGMRFFPFVFTLFLFVLFSNLIGLIPYTFSITSQIAVTFALAALVIGIVIIYGTIRHGTHFLRLFVPSGVPIALLPFLVPIEIISFLSRPISLSVRLFANMLAGHITLKVMGGFVVSLLGAGAFAVLAPLPLAAAVVLTAFELLVAVLQAYVFAILTCVYLNDAVHPGH; encoded by the coding sequence ATGGACCCGATCCACCAGTTCAATCTCGAACGGATCGTAAGCCTCCATCCCTTCGGTATCGACGCCTCTTTTACCAATGCAGCGTTGTTCATGCTTGTCGTCGTCCTGGCGGTTTCCGCGCTGATGCTGCTCGGTACGCGCTCGCGCTCCATGATCCCGGGCCGAATGCAGTCGCTCGCCGAAATGTCCTACGAATTCGTGGCCTCGACGGTGCAGATGTCCGGCGGTCATGATGGCATGCGCTTCTTTCCATTCGTCTTCACACTGTTTCTGTTCGTGTTGTTTTCCAACCTGATCGGGCTCATTCCTTACACCTTCTCGATCACGAGCCAGATCGCTGTGACCTTTGCGCTCGCCGCGCTCGTGATCGGCATCGTCATCATCTATGGCACCATCCGCCATGGCACCCATTTCCTGAGGCTTTTTGTACCGTCGGGCGTTCCGATCGCGCTGCTCCCCTTTCTGGTGCCGATCGAAATCATTTCGTTCCTCTCCCGCCCGATCAGCCTCTCGGTTCGTCTCTTCGCCAATATGCTGGCCGGCCACATCACGCTCAAGGTCATGGGCGGGTTCGTTGTCAGCCTGCTTGGCGCCGGCGCCTTTGCCGTGCTCGCACCGTTGCCGCTTGCCGCGGCGGTGGTCCTGACCGCTTTCGAATTGCTGGTCGCGGTCCTGCAGGCTTATGTGTTCGCCATCCTAACTTGCGTCTATCTGAACGACGCAGTTCATCCGGGCCACTGA
- a CDS encoding F0F1 ATP synthase subunit B', with amino-acid sequence MHGTPVSETSAALPADMDHGPSAFPPFETANFMPMLIWLALSFGLLYLLMSKIALPRVENILRTRADKISNDISEANAFRLESEKAAAQHDKTIADARAKALALAQETHERLNAETETKRAAQERELNVKLGAAEAQIAQMKTKAMGNVEAIANETAAAIVEHITGKPADLKAIKAAIASA; translated from the coding sequence ATGCATGGAACGCCGGTTTCGGAAACCAGCGCCGCGCTTCCCGCTGATATGGATCACGGACCGAGCGCATTTCCGCCCTTTGAAACGGCCAATTTCATGCCGATGCTGATCTGGCTCGCGCTGAGTTTCGGGCTGCTCTACCTTTTGATGTCGAAAATCGCCCTGCCCCGGGTCGAAAATATTTTGCGCACGCGCGCCGATAAGATCTCAAACGACATCAGCGAGGCGAATGCTTTCCGTCTCGAGTCGGAGAAAGCAGCAGCTCAGCATGACAAGACGATTGCTGACGCCCGCGCCAAGGCGCTCGCTTTGGCCCAGGAGACGCATGAGCGACTCAATGCCGAAACCGAGACGAAACGCGCGGCACAGGAACGCGAGCTCAACGTCAAACTCGGGGCCGCGGAAGCGCAGATCGCACAAATGAAGACCAAGGCCATGGGCAATGTCGAAGCGATCGCCAATGAAACCGCGGCGGCGATCGTCGAGCACATTACCGGCAAACCCGCCGACCTCAAGGCTATCAAGGCCGCGATCGCCTCGGCCTGA
- a CDS encoding 30S ribosomal protein S4, with translation MTKRAEAKYKIDRRMGQNIWGRPKSPVNRREYGPGQHGQRRKGKLSDFGTQLKAKQKLKGYYGNISEKQFRKYYAEAIRMKGDSGDNLIGLLERRLDAVVYRAKFVPTVFAARQFVNHGHVKINGRRVDIASHQVKIGDVVEVKESSRQMILVMEAQQLAERDVPDYYDTDPTKMTAKITRIPRPAEVPYPVMMEPNLVIEFYSR, from the coding sequence ATGACCAAGCGCGCGGAAGCCAAGTATAAAATCGACCGCCGGATGGGCCAGAATATCTGGGGCCGTCCCAAGAGCCCCGTCAATCGGCGCGAATATGGGCCGGGCCAACACGGGCAGCGCCGCAAAGGCAAGCTTTCCGATTTCGGCACCCAGCTTAAGGCCAAGCAAAAGCTGAAGGGCTACTACGGCAATATTTCGGAAAAGCAGTTTCGCAAATATTACGCCGAAGCGATCCGCATGAAAGGCGACTCCGGCGACAATCTGATCGGGCTGTTGGAACGCCGGCTCGATGCCGTGGTCTACCGCGCCAAATTCGTTCCGACCGTTTTCGCCGCGCGCCAGTTCGTCAACCATGGCCATGTGAAGATCAACGGGCGGCGGGTCGATATCGCGTCGCATCAGGTGAAGATCGGCGACGTTGTCGAGGTCAAGGAAAGTTCGCGCCAGATGATTCTGGTTATGGAGGCGCAGCAACTCGCCGAACGTGATGTTCCGGATTATTATGACACCGACCCGACTAAAATGACCGCGAAAATCACCCGGATCCCACGTCCGGCGGAGGTGCCATATCCGGTGATGATGGAACCCAATCTGGTGATCGAGTTCTACTCGCGCTAA